DNA from Acidobacteriota bacterium:
GGCGTGCCGACGATCCACGGAGACGGCGAGCAGACGCGGGACTTCACTTACGTTGCCAACGTCGTCGACGGCGTGCTCAAGGCGTGCCACGCCTCGGGGGCGGCCGGTCACGTGTTCAATGTCGCAACCGGTGGACGGATTTCGCTGAACCAGGTGTTTGGCGTGGTGCAGCGCCTGGCCGGAACCCACATCACGCCCAGGTATGGACCGGAGCGGGCCGGAGACGTCAGACACTCACAAGCCGACATCTCGCGCGCGCGCGCCGTGCTGCACTACGAACCGACGGTCAGCCTGGAAGACGGGCTGGCGCAAACGATCGCGTGGTTCAAGAGCGACCCGGCGAGTCAATCACTCCCGGAGTGATTGTCCCCGGACACCACCGATAATCACTCCGGGAGTGTTCTCTCACGTCGTCAACCGAGGTTGCCCGCTCAAGTGGGGTAGAGCGGTCACTCCCGCAGATTCCGTCAACCACGGATCCCCCGGCCGATGGTCAGGCCGCCTCGATGAGGGCGTCTCCGTTCGTCCTCCCGTCCATTCCCAGTTCCTGCAATTAGATACAACGGCGGGTTCCTGGTGCCGCGGCTGGCTCTCGCTTTGCTCTCCATGCCTGCGGTCTGGCGCTTCATCTGCCGCTTCCGTGCCCGACCTCCCCGGAAGCGTCGGGTGGCGCCGGACCATGCGGGCGGCCTGACGCCGCTCGATTTCAAAGGAGCATGGAGATGCGCAACTCGTTCAACCGTCTGTGTGTGCTGGTGCTGACCCTCTTTGTTCTCGTGCCGGCGTGGACGGCAGTCGCCGACCCTCGTCCCGCACAGGACACCAAGTCGTCTGGTGTCGTCCTGGTCAACCTGAACACCGCGACCCTCGAGCAACTCGATCGATTGCCTGGTGTCGGCCCCAAGACCGCCGGGCTCATCATCGAGTACCGCCAGAAGAACGGCGGGTTCAAGAAGATCGAAGATCTGATGAATGTCCGCGGCATCGGCGAGAAGGGCTTTCTGAAGCTCAGGACGCTCATCACCGTCACCCCGGTGAAGGCTGATCGGCCTGGCACCGACAAGTGACACCGAGCAGGCGTGAGTTGGGGGCGGGCGCAGCGCGCGCCCGCGACCCGCAGCGCGGCACGTCGCTGGCCGAACTGTTGATTGTGCTGGCGGCAACCTTGGTGGTGGGCGCCATGGCTGTACCCACTCTCGGAAGCCAGAACGATCGAATTGCGACCAGCGGCGCGGCCCGCTACCTGGCCACGCGGCTTCAGCAGGGCCGCATGGACGCCATTCGGCGCGGGACGCATGTCGCTTACCGGTTTGAGCGCGGCGGTGAAACGGTTCGATACGCCCTGTTCGCCGACGGCAACCGTAACGGCGTGCGAACAACCGACATCGGGACTGGTGCGGATGCGCAGGTGTCAGCATGGGAATCGCTCTCGGACCACTTCGTCGGAGTGAGATTCTCAATCGCGAGTGGCGTGACCGATATCGACAGCGGCAGCCCGATCGCGGGTGCAGACCCTGTGCGGGTCGGTGGAAGCGATCTGTTGTCCTTCAGTCCCACTGGCACCGCCACCTCCGGCACGCTCTATCTGTCGGGGCGAACCGGAGAACAGTACGCCGTCAGGGTACTTGGGGCGACGGGACGCATCCGGATCCTGCGTTACTCCCAAGGGGAGCACCAATGGACGCCACCATGAATCAAGATCGTCGACGCGCAAACCGACGCCCCACCGATGCGACCGAAAGCGGGTTGACGTTGGGACTTCGAACAGGGGTCACTGTGGATGTGATCGACATATCTGCCGGTGGAGCCCTGGTCGAGACGTCAGCCCGCCTCGAACCAGGAGCGAGCCTGGCCATCCGTGCGTTCTCTACTCGGACAGCCGTGGTAAGTCAGGCCACGGTCATCCACGCGAGAGTCTGGTCGCTGGACGCCCGTTCAGGCCTCCGCTTCCGGGCTGGCCTCCGCTTCGACGCGTGTAGCAGCTACCCATCGACACGACCGCCGAAGGTGTCCGGGAACGAAGTGCCCAACCGTCCGCCGTGGCCGCGGTCGTCGTGGACGGCGGGCTGCAGGGTTACGGCCGATCGCCATCATGGCGCGCAGGTTGTATACGGATCGTCGAGATGAGCAACAAGATCATGTGCGAGAGTCCGGCGCGGGGCGGGTGCGAGATGATTCCTCTCACGCCGGGACAATGTGTTCTCGAGGAAGTCATCGCCACGCGCCGAGGGCGGGGAAGTGCAGCCCGGCAGACCTGGTCGGTCGGTGGCGCCATCGAGACGATGATGTGTCGCCGATTGTCGGCCAGGTCGGTCCGATTTCGGATGGCGCACAGTGCAACCTGGACGCGCGAGGAATGGGCCGACACGCCTGGCGTTCTGCGTGTGCCGGCCCCGATCGGTCCCACGCTTCCCCCGTTTCAGATCGAAGTGGCGCTGCACGAGGGACAGGTGCTGACCGAGAGCCAGCGGCGTCTTCTGGATCGAGCCATCGCGCTTTGTGCGATGGTGGCCGAGGTCGAACACCGGGGACCGGGTTGCCGCGCGGTGGTTCCCCCGACGTCGCGGGTCAGAGACGGCGCGGCGCCGCTGATTGGCAGCAGCGGGTCCATGCGGGATCTGCGCGAGCGCATCGAACGGGTCGCCGCCACCGATTTTACCATCCTCATCGAGGGGGCCAGCGGCAGCGGCAAGGAGCTGGTGGCGCGTCAGATTCACGAGTTGAGCGCGCGTCGACGAGGTCCCTTTGTTGCCGTCAATTGCGCCGCCCTGGTCGATACGCTGCTCGAAGCGGAACTGTTCGGGATCGAGGATCGCACGGCGACCGGCGTGCGGGGCCGGAAGGGCAAGTTCGAGCATGCGGCCGGCGGAACGCTCTTT
Protein-coding regions in this window:
- a CDS encoding helix-hairpin-helix domain-containing protein, whose product is MRNSFNRLCVLVLTLFVLVPAWTAVADPRPAQDTKSSGVVLVNLNTATLEQLDRLPGVGPKTAGLIIEYRQKNGGFKKIEDLMNVRGIGEKGFLKLRTLITVTPVKADRPGTDK
- a CDS encoding GspH/FimT family pseudopilin, translating into MGAGAARARDPQRGTSLAELLIVLAATLVVGAMAVPTLGSQNDRIATSGAARYLATRLQQGRMDAIRRGTHVAYRFERGGETVRYALFADGNRNGVRTTDIGTGADAQVSAWESLSDHFVGVRFSIASGVTDIDSGSPIAGADPVRVGGSDLLSFSPTGTATSGTLYLSGRTGEQYAVRVLGATGRIRILRYSQGEHQWTPP
- a CDS encoding sigma-54 dependent transcriptional regulator → MSNKIMCESPARGGCEMIPLTPGQCVLEEVIATRRGRGSAARQTWSVGGAIETMMCRRLSARSVRFRMAHSATWTREEWADTPGVLRVPAPIGPTLPPFQIEVALHEGQVLTESQRRLLDRAIALCAMVAEVEHRGPGCRAVVPPTSRVRDGAAPLIGSSGSMRDLRERIERVAATDFTILIEGASGSGKELVARQIHELSARRRGPFVAVNCAALVDTLLEAELFGIEDRTATGVRGRKGKFEHAAGGTLFLDEVADLAPQAQAKLLRSIQDCTVERVGGHDSRRIDTRLVVATNRRLLDMAEQGLFRYDLYYRLSGVELIVPSLRSRREDIIELAEYFLERLRPHRQLQLSAAAIDALVTYDWPGNVRELERLIESTLTTARGECIGLDDLPAAVRGPYKEVFESAADARDSLRAWAARYVRLVLQRCGYNKREACQLLDISYHTLQAYLVPLPEPRAQVISPPVRVRTSLGEHAMHTAASL